AAGGTCTGCCCTTATTCCCCTGCCTTCTAAGAGTTGCTGGAGCTCCCTCATTTTCTGCTTGCCGTACTCCCTAGACACTAAAACTAGCCCTCCCTCGCCCAGCCTCTCGACGAGGTTCACGAAATCGCCCGAGTAATAGGCGTCAATTATGTTCCTAGCGTAGATCTGGGCAGTGCTCACGTCAAAACCGGTAATGTATTTGAGGGCCTTTTGCTTCGCTCCCTTTGGCCTCATGGTAGCGCTGGCTACCACAAGTTGAGCCACGTTGCCGTGGAAAGACGCTATCTTAGCCTCTATTCTCCTTATCTTCTCCTCGATGTCCTCCTTGTGTTCAGACAAAAGGACTAACCTCTTGAGGCTAACGAGCTTTATGGCGTCCTCGTATACGTCCTGCAATATCCCCATGATGGCTACCAACTTGTCGGTAGTCTTACCGCTCTTTACTATGGCGTCGGCGTCGTCTACTCCAATGAACTTAGGCCTAAATCCCTTGATGCTCTCGAAGTTCCTGTTTAGGTAGTTAACAGTTACCACGCTTATCTTCTTCTCGTCCACCTTGCCACATGCCACTTGTGCCATCTTTCCTAGTTTACCGCATATCTGCTCTTGGAGGGATTTAGTTGGGACGAGGTAAAGTACGTTTTCCCCCAAATAAGAGGAGTAGACCATAATAGTCGTGGTCTTCCCTAGCCCAGTAGGTGCCGACATGGAGAAGCTTGCTCCCTCGGCCAACCTCCTGAGCCAAAACCTTTGCATAGACCAGGGCTCATTGCCCGTGACCTTTTTGAAATAGGAAATCACCTCGTCGTAAAGCTCAAAGGAGTAGTAAAGCTCCCAATACCCCTTTAAGCTGTTCCTGGACACCAAAATGTTGTAAACAGCCTTTACCTTATCCCTAAACGTCATGCCCCTAAAGGCCTCAATGCTACCTGGTAGGCACCTACTGCAGGGAAGACCTTCTAAAGCATGTGTAGCTTCTAAGGGACCTCCGCAGTTAGGGCAAGATCCGATGTACACTGAATTTATCATAACGATGATTTTCTTAGCATGGGAACTACTTTAAAAGATATTAACCTAGATGTTACCGTGTAGGATAACTTTTTTAACTTTCCCATTACTACATCATGCGACAAAGGTGATAAAATGAGCTCGACCGCACCAACTCCAAGCAACGTAGTACTAGTAGGTAAGAAGCCAGTAATGAACTACGTCCTAGCAGCTCTGACTCTGCTAAACCAGGGTGTGCCAGAAATAGTGATAAAGGCTAGAGGAAGGGCAATAAGCAAGGCAGTAGATACTGTGGAGATAGTCAGGAACAGGTTCCTTCCGGACAAGATAGAGATAAAGGCCATTGGCATAGGCAGCCAAGTTGTAACTAGCCAGGACGGAAGGCAGTCCAGAGTATCCACTATAGAGATATCCATCAGGAAAAAGGCTTAAAGATAACGTCTAAGGTTTTTTAGCGTGTTTCCCATACATTTAATATCCTTAGCAAGATCATAGATATGTGAAGACAGATGAGCCAACCTGCGTATAAGATTGAGTTCGAGGCAAAGGCTAAGATCGGAGAGATAATGGGAAATCTAACCTCCGTTCAGCTCAGGCCCGAGGACTTATCAAGCCCGTTGGCCTTTCAGATGGCCCTCTCGAGGATATACGACGAGCTTATGAAGGTAATGACGCAAGGCCCTCAGAAGCATTACGTGGCTGACGTCAGATTTACCGACTCCATGGGAAACCCCGTCTCGATTGGCGTGGACTTTGGTAATAACATTCCTCCGCTTTCTAAAAAGGAGGTAAAGGTCAAGATTATCCTCGAGTTCTACGACGAAGAGTAGACCTTCTCTTTATGTACTCGTAAGAGGTCAAGTAAAGGAATTCCTCGAAAGGCACTAGGCTGTACTTCGAGTTTCCTAGGCTGTTTATGAGTCCCTTTTTGGAAAGGTATTTGATCACGCTCATTGACACTTTTTTAGAGAAATAAGGTTTGAGAGTGTCTAAAGCCTCCCCTACGTTAAACTTGTCAAACCTAAACTTCCTGTAGAGCAAGTAGTACACAACTACTTCCCTTTTCTTAAGCCACCTCATGGTCATTAGCCCGGTTATTCATCACAGTCAGCCCTTACAAGTTCTATCATTCGTTAAGATTATTTATAGCACCGTTAAAAAGTTTCATATGCCTTACATAGACGAGCGTTACGGATTCTGTAGACCTCAGGAGAAAGGGGTCGAAGTGGGGGACGTGATAGCGGTAAAGCCCTTCTTGGCCACAGTAAACGGCAGAAGCGTCGTTTTTCCCCCGCTAACTATTGTCTCAATAGGGTGCGAGAGGAAAGCACAGTTCACCATTTGGGTCGACGGAGTGAGGGTGAAGGGGGACGAGATCGTTGAAGTCAGTCAAGGAAACGTGGAAGTATCTGGGTGGCTTGAAGTGAAGAGCAAGGAGTTCCTTCCCGCCTTTACTGCCAGGAAATTATTGGGGGAAGCTAGGCTTAAGGTCGATGGAAAGGGAGAGGGCACTGAAGTTGTGACCCTAGGTGGGTTACCTCTCCTGAGCGTTAAAGGTGGAAAGGTAGTAGTGCACACAAGGGAGAGGCTGGACGTCCTAATTCCTCTCGCCTACTCGCTGTTCTACTTTTTGTCGTCAGGGTACTCTGAGGACATTTGAAGCAGAATGTCAGTTAGGTCCTGCTCCTTTCTTCTCTTAGCTTGATACTCCTCTGGAGTACCTCTTACAAGGATCTCGTAAAGTAGCGCCTTCTTCCCCTCGTAAGGCCTCAAGAGCCTGCCAAGCCTCTGAATAAACTGCCTCCTGGATCCTGTGCCGGTAACGATGATACCGACGTTGGCGTCGGGTATGTCCAAACCCTCGTCTCCTACAGTGGTGAGCACTAGGATGCCGCTCTTCATGGACTTAAAGGCCTTTAGTACCTTTTCCCTCTCCGTTTTTGACATCTTCCCCGTTATGAGGAGTCCGTTAAACGCCTTAGCTACTTCCTCGGCTTGTTCTACATACTGGGTGAAGACCAAGACCTTGCCTTTCTCTTTTTCCAAGATTTCCCTTATTTTGGCCATCTTGTTTTGTGCAAATCCGACTATCTTCTTAATCTCGTTGTGGAGCTTCAGCGCTTCAATTGCTTCCTCGTCTCCATCTTGGGCCCCCTTAACGAGCTCCGAGACCTTTCTCCCCTTTGCTAAGGCGTTGAACTTTTTGAGGAGCTCGGAGTACTTCTTCCTCTCCTCTTGCGTTAAATACACCTTTATTTGCACGATCTCGTAAGGAGAGAGATACCCCTTGCCTATTAGGTCGTCCACAGACTTATAGTAGACAACTCCGCCCATGAGCTTAAAGAGCTCCAAGTGTCTACCGTCATCCCTATAGGGAGTTGCGGAAAGCCCCAACCTCTTTTCAGCTATAAGGCCTAACGCGATCTCCTTGAACTTATCAGCTGGAAGGTGGTGTACCTCGTCTATCACCACTAGCTCAAACTTGTCCGAAAGCTCGGCGACGTGCCTAAAGGCTGTCTGGTACGTCGAAATAGTTATTGGCTTAATGGTCTTCTCTGCACTGTAAAATAAGCCTAACTCTGGCCTTTTGGCCGAAAACTTAATCACCGTGTCCCTCCACTGCAACATTTGTTCCCTAGTAAAGGTGACGATCAAAGTAGGCCTCTTTACCTCTTCTATTGCCTTAATTCCAACTACCGTCTTTCCAGCCCCAGTCGGTAATGCTATAACACCCTTGAAGTCGTTCTCCTTCCACTTATTAATAGCCTCTTGCTGATAGTCCCTCAGATTAACGTTTAGCTCGAACTCGAACTCCTTGAATCCTAGAGTCAGCTCCTTCACCTTTAGTCCGTTCTCGATAAAGATCTTCTTTAGCTGGGGATAAAAATAGGGATACGTCTCGAATACCTTCCTCTGCCTATCGTAGGTCAAATGTAGCCCAGCGTGTTTAATGATGTCCATCACGTAGACCCTAGGTATCACGTATAGTTTGCCGTTAACGAGTTGAAATTCAACGTCGTACTCTGGTAGAGCCTTAGCCAAGTAACTTACTTCGTCCTCTGTAAGTTCCACGCCTAGCTCTTCTAGGGTACTCTTGATCTCTGATAGCTTAACCCTGTTCCTCCTTGCCCTCTCTATATCCAAGGCGAACTGGGAGCCGTTGGAGTCCCTGCCCAAGAACCTGGAAAACGTGAGTAGCTTAGAGAACGTCTCCTCGTCCAGCCAGCGCCTCAAGTAAAAAGTCTTCGAGAACATCCCTAACCACTTCCACCGATACTACTTCCAACTGACCTAAACTTTGTAATTGTGATATATCTATTATATCGTAAATGAAATAAGTGTTACCCCCCTCATATTTGAAAACTCCTAGAAACCTCCCTATTTCTAGCTTCTCAGGGGACATTAACAGCAGTGAGCGAACTTCCTCGGAGAACGGATCTAAGTAAAGGACTAGCCCGAGGCCGTTCGACAAAGTCAACCCAAGTAACGTTTTACCTAGATAACTTGCCTCCTCCACGCCGTATTCGAGCGCTAAGTCCAAGTTCCTCCAACCAAACGTTAGAAGTTCCTTTACCTTCATCACTCCGCATTAGTTTTAACTTCGCACAAAAAAGAGTTAATTATGTCTGCTGTCATCGTTTTGAGCACGGTACCGGAAATGGGGACTGGGAAAAAGATAGCTAAGGCATTAGTAGACGAAAGGCTCGCTGCCTGCGTTAACTTGATCCCTTATGTGAAGTCGTTTTACGTATGGGAGGGAAAGACTGTCGAAGACGACGAAGGGCTCCTAATAATTAAAACCGACAAGGAGTCGCTGGAGAAGGTGATTAAGAGGGTCAAGGAGCTCCACCCTTACACCATCCCAGAGGTCATATCAATAGATATATCTTGGGGTCTACCGGAATACTTAAATTGGATAGTTGAGAGCGTGAGAAAATGAGCGACCTAGTCGACAAGTTGCAGAGGCTGTCCCTAATCGACTTAAAGGAAGAGGAGAAGGAGAGAATCGGGAGGGACGTCCAGAAGATCTTACAATTCTTTAACAAGATTAACGAACTTGACTTGTCAAACATTGAACCCTTGTTCCACCCCATTTCGCAGGGCAAATTGAGGAAGGACGTTACACAAAGCCCTCTAACGCAAGGCGAAGCCTTGTCAAACGTTAAGCGAAAGGAAAACGGGTTCATAATAGGACCTAGCACCTACGGTGATTAGATGATCTCCCAAGTAGTAAAGGACCTAAAAGAAGGGAGACTGGACCCCGAGGAGTACGTAGAGAGATACTACGATAGGATATCTAAGTTCGAAAAGAAGATCAACTCCTTCATAACGCTGAGGAGCAAGGAAGAGGTAGTAAGAGACGTGAAGGAGTCGATAAAAAGGGGAGGAAGGCTTGCCGGAGTCCTAATAGGAATAAAGGACGCCATTTCGACTAAGGGCATAAGGACCACTTGTGCCTCGAAGATGTTGGAGGACTACGTTCCACCCTTCGACGCTACGGTGGTAGAGAAGCTCAAGAGAGAAGGGACAGTGATATTGGGCAAGACCAACATGGACGAGTTCGCCATGGGCTCTACCACGGAAACCAGCTATTTTGGCCCCACGAGGAACCCGTGGGATCTCGAGAGAACTCCAGGAGGTTCTTCTGGGGGGAGCGGAGCGGCACTTGCTGCGGGTTTCGTGGACTTGGCACTTGGGACAGACACAGGAGGATCCATAAGGGCCCCTGCTGCCTTCACCGCGACGTTTGGGCTCAAGCCATCCTACGGTACTGTAAGCAGGTATGGGTTAGTGGCTTACGCGAACAGCCTTGAGCAGATAGGTCCCATGTCTAAAAACGCCGAGGACCTAGGTCTGCTATACAGCGTTATAGCTGGAGACGATCCAAGGGACGCTACTACGATACCTTACGAGGTCAAGGAGGTTCCCTCTGAGATCTCGGTTAACGGGTTAAAGGTGGGAGTACTTAAGGACATCCTAGAGGCTTCAGAGGAGCCGGTTAAGGAGATTATTAACAGGGTAGTAGACAAGCTGTCCTCGGAGGGAGCGGTGGTAGAGGAGACTAAGCTGGGCTACGCTGAGTACGCTTTGCCTGCGTATTATATCATTGCCATGTCCGAGGCTAGCTCAAACCTAGCAAGATACGACGGAGTAAGATACGGCTACAGCAAATACGGTGATGGGAACTGGAAGGAGACCTTTAGCAAAAACAGGGGAGAAGGGTTCGGTTTGGAGGTAAGGAGGAGGATAATGCTGGGTTCGTTTATCCTAAGTGCCGGGTACTATGACCAATACTACGTTAAGGCGCTTAAGGTTAGAAGACTAATAAAGAACAGCCTAGACCAGTTGTTTGCCAAGTTTGACGTCCTAGTATCTCCTACCATGCCCATATTGCCTCCAAAACTGGGCGAAATGGTAGATGACCCAGTGAAGATGTACGCTATGGACATAAACACAGTTATAGCCAATCTAGCTGCGATCCCAGCCCTTTCCATGCCTGCTGGCTTCTACAACAACCTGCCAGTAGGTTTACAGTTAATGGGCAGGTATCTTTCCGATACCTTCCTAATTGGTGTCAGCATGTTTGTGGAAAAGCTGACTAAGATCTACGACGCTACGGCGCCCCTACAATAGACCTTTTTACCGTCTCATAGGGCAACGAGCACTGACCTACTCCCCGCCCTGCGAGGGTTCTGCCTAGGTCTAAGGCGTTACTCCCCTTTATGGGAGTTACTCCGTGATGTGAAGAGAAAGGAAAGAGCCAAAGCGTTGACAATCTTCCTTTTTCATAATGTTTAACGCTCCGCTAACGTTGCTGTGAAGTTAACGACCAAAAGGACAGTTAACGACACCACTGGGATTTCTGTCAACCTTAACGTTATGGTAAGCGCAGAGCCGCGAAGTGTTATGCTCAACAACTAGAAACGCGATTATGCCGTACTCATCCACTATAGCGTCAACTTGCGATAAGACCAAATGTTCGCAGTGAACTTATTTCCGTTATTCCGAGAGATGAAGTAAGGATAGCCCAAGTAAACCGTGGAGACGCCAAAGACCACAAAGTCTTGGTGAGGTGAGATGCTAAAGTTCTGTAAATGAAGAAGCCTACGGTAAAGCTTAATGAATTCTTTTCCTTTCCCTCAGCACTTCTTCCCTATCACTTCTTGGACCTTTTCTGTCTCGCTCTTCAACTCGTCGAGTTCGGCGATCCTCTCCTGAAAATAGAAGTTCGCTCTTCACTGCTGAACCACGGTAAAAGAGAACAGTAAGTTCTCAACCACGACAGTAGCCAACGCGTTTACGCCAAGGTCAATTGACGCAACCTTTTCACTTTTAGGCTTTTGAACTGAATCTCTTTCGCCGTGAATAACGAGAGAGCCCTTCATCGGCTTATTGCTCTTCTTTGCGGTGGTTCTGCCAACGTCAACGAAATGTGGGCGTAAAAATTGTTACCCATCACGCGGATCTCCAGCCTACCTTGTGCGCCAAACCACCTTAACCTACCTTCAAAGGGCATCTTCATTTTCCAATCCTTCAGAAAGAGAGTGTTTTTCTTCGTTAACCTCATAACGATCTTGCTTAACGACTAGGATCAACTTCTCCTTTCCTCCATCTTTCCAGTAACGTGGCGGCGAGAAGTGATTCGCGAATGACGGTTTTTGTTTTAATGACGAGAAGAAGGACGACCAAGTTGTTCTTCTGAAAACAGCTTGAGCGTTAACTCCTAGAACCTCCTTGTACTTCCTCCACGTCACAACTGCGGTTTTGACGCTTCCGGAATTGCGGGAGTAATCTGGCTCCTCATCTTTAGTTCACCAAAGGAAGCGCCATAAAAGGAAATCGTTTTCATGTTAAAACCTTAACCCCGCCAAGCGAGGTTTGTCTTCTTATTTATCACGTCGTTCTCAACAGAATACGGGACAGACCAATTTCATTGCCCCTGACAGTAAATAAGTTTTTTAAATCACGGGAAAAATGTTAATGAATACGCTCATGGAGACTCCTAAGTTTAGAATAGACACCTTAAGTAGGATAATTGACGAGATGGAGAAAGAAAAGTATCATGTTATAGGTAGCCACAGCGCCTATAAGAAGTGCTACTGGACCCACAAGGCTTTGACCTCCCACAGGTATTGTTATAAGGGGAAGTTCTACGGGATCGAGAGCCACAAGTGCGTCCAGATGACCCCTGTGGCTGCGTGGTGCTGGTTTAGGTGTATTCACTGCTGGAGACTGGAACCAGAGGACATAGGGCTAGAATGGGACGAGACAAAGATGCCGGTCTCAGACGACCCGGAGTACATAGCAGAGAGGAGCATAGAGGAACACGTAAAGGCAGTTTCTGGTTACTACGGAAGGGAAGGCGTAGATAAGGAACTGGTTAAGGCAGCTTCGAGGCCCGCTCACGTCGCCATAAGCTTAACGGGTGAGCCAACCCTCTACGAGAGGCTAGGGGAGCTGATAAGGGAGTACCACAAGAGGGGCATGACAACTTTTCTTGTAACCAGTGGAGTAAGACCGGACATACTTGCCAGCCTAGAAGAGGAACCAACTCAACTTTTCGTGTCCCTTCAAGCTCCGAACGAAAGGAAGCATAAACTTATAAATAGACCAATTGTTGCAAACTCGTGGAACCTAGTAATGGAGACCTTGAGGATGTTGCCCAGCTTCAGTTCTCCCACAGTAATTAGGATGACAATGATAAAGGGTTTCAACATGAGCGAGGACGACGCTAGGGAGTTTGCGAAACTTATGGAGATCTCTATGCCCACTTACATCGAAGTGAAGGCGTACATGCACGTAGGCCCCTCCACCTATAGGCTCAGCAAGGACGCCATGCCCAGACACAGGGAAATAAGGGAGTTTGCCGAGCTACTAGCTAAGTACACGGGGTATAAAATACTGTCCGAGCACGTCCCAAGCAGAATAGTGTTGCTGAGTAAGCTGGATAGACCAATACAGATAGGCAACGCGTGGACCCAGAAATGGGACTGGAGGGCTAAGGACAAGGAAGACGACATCCACGGCGAGTACGAGGAAGCCGAGCTTGGCTGTACTGAGGGAACTTAAGCATGCTGGATTCTTGCTTAATTGCGAAGATCGTGTGTGCCTCCAATAAAAACGGAGGAGTCACTCAAGAGACTCTAGCTAGAGAATTATCAATGTCCCAGCAAACTGTGTCAAGGAAGTTAAAGGAATTGGAGGAGAAAGGGCTCATAAGGAGGACGATTACCCCAGTGGGGGAAATCATTTCCCTTTCAGAGAAAGGTCAAGAAGTCCTCTCCCAATGCCTAGAGCTACTGAAAAACGCCATTACCTCCGCTCACGCAATTAAGATAATCGGAAAAGTGACGTCAGGACTAGGTGAGGGTAGAATATTCCTTTCGCTACCTTACTACAAGGAGTCCTTCGAGAAGTTCTTGGGATTTACGCCGTATCCAGGTACCCTTAACTTAGTCATTTATGATAGAGTATCCTTAGAGAACAGACTCATCTTGGACACAGAAAGGCATATACTGATCCCAGAGTTCAAGAGCGAGAACAGGATTCTTGGAGCAGTAAAAGCTTTCCCTGCTTCAATAAACGGACTGAGGCCTGCTGCAATAGTGTTCCCTCTAAGGAGCACACATCCAAAAAGCATTATCGAGATTATATCACCTTACCACTTGAGGGAAAAACTGAACTTAAAGGACGGAGACGACGTAGAGATTGAGGCTTACGTTTAAGCTTTAGATCCCTCCCTTTCCGCGGAGTTGGTGCAGTACCTGCTTACTATTTCCTTTATAACTGAAGAGGTACTGCTATGTCTCCACACGTTGACTCTTTCCTTCATCCTCACAATTTCCGGGAAAAGGCCCCTCTTTCCCAATTCCTGTTTAAGCTTTTCCACGTCGACCTTTTGGTCGGGGCCTAAAAAAATGACGTCCGGTTTTACCTTCTCCACGCTCTTTAGGAAGTCCTTTTCGTCGCCAAGAAATGCAGAATACACGTACCTTATGCTCTTTACAACCTCGAGCCTTTGGTTTTCATCGTTTATCGGCC
The Candidatus Aramenus sp. CH1 DNA segment above includes these coding regions:
- the albA gene encoding DNA-binding protein Alba, producing the protein MSSTAPTPSNVVLVGKKPVMNYVLAALTLLNQGVPEIVIKARGRAISKAVDTVEIVRNRFLPDKIEIKAIGIGSQVVTSQDGRQSRVSTIEISIRKKA
- a CDS encoding DEAD/DEAH box helicase, which encodes MFSKTFYLRRWLDEETFSKLLTFSRFLGRDSNGSQFALDIERARRNRVKLSEIKSTLEELGVELTEDEVSYLAKALPEYDVEFQLVNGKLYVIPRVYVMDIIKHAGLHLTYDRQRKVFETYPYFYPQLKKIFIENGLKVKELTLGFKEFEFELNVNLRDYQQEAINKWKENDFKGVIALPTGAGKTVVGIKAIEEVKRPTLIVTFTREQMLQWRDTVIKFSAKRPELGLFYSAEKTIKPITISTYQTAFRHVAELSDKFELVVIDEVHHLPADKFKEIALGLIAEKRLGLSATPYRDDGRHLELFKLMGGVVYYKSVDDLIGKGYLSPYEIVQIKVYLTQEERKKYSELLKKFNALAKGRKVSELVKGAQDGDEEAIEALKLHNEIKKIVGFAQNKMAKIREILEKEKGKVLVFTQYVEQAEEVAKAFNGLLITGKMSKTEREKVLKAFKSMKSGILVLTTVGDEGLDIPDANVGIIVTGTGSRRQFIQRLGRLLRPYEGKKALLYEILVRGTPEEYQAKRRKEQDLTDILLQMSSEYPDDKK
- a CDS encoding divalent-cation tolerance protein CutA, producing the protein MSAVIVLSTVPEMGTGKKIAKALVDERLAACVNLIPYVKSFYVWEGKTVEDDEGLLIIKTDKESLEKVIKRVKELHPYTIPEVISIDISWGLPEYLNWIVESVRK
- the gatC gene encoding Asp-tRNA(Asn) amidotransferase subunit GatC, with the protein product MSDLVDKLQRLSLIDLKEEEKERIGRDVQKILQFFNKINELDLSNIEPLFHPISQGKLRKDVTQSPLTQGEALSNVKRKENGFIIGPSTYGD
- the gatA gene encoding Asp-tRNA(Asn)/Glu-tRNA(Gln) amidotransferase subunit GatA; translation: MISQVVKDLKEGRLDPEEYVERYYDRISKFEKKINSFITLRSKEEVVRDVKESIKRGGRLAGVLIGIKDAISTKGIRTTCASKMLEDYVPPFDATVVEKLKREGTVILGKTNMDEFAMGSTTETSYFGPTRNPWDLERTPGGSSGGSGAALAAGFVDLALGTDTGGSIRAPAAFTATFGLKPSYGTVSRYGLVAYANSLEQIGPMSKNAEDLGLLYSVIAGDDPRDATTIPYEVKEVPSEISVNGLKVGVLKDILEASEEPVKEIINRVVDKLSSEGAVVEETKLGYAEYALPAYYIIAMSEASSNLARYDGVRYGYSKYGDGNWKETFSKNRGEGFGLEVRRRIMLGSFILSAGYYDQYYVKALKVRRLIKNSLDQLFAKFDVLVSPTMPILPPKLGEMVDDPVKMYAMDINTVIANLAAIPALSMPAGFYNNLPVGLQLMGRYLSDTFLIGVSMFVEKLTKIYDATAPLQ
- a CDS encoding transposase, which codes for MDEYGIIAFLVVEHNTSRLCAYHNVKVDRNPSGVVNCPFGR
- a CDS encoding transposase, which encodes MKGSLVIHGERDSVQKPKSEKVASIDLGVNALATVVVENLLFSFTVVQQ
- the twy1 gene encoding 4-demethylwyosine synthase TYW1; the protein is METPKFRIDTLSRIIDEMEKEKYHVIGSHSAYKKCYWTHKALTSHRYCYKGKFYGIESHKCVQMTPVAAWCWFRCIHCWRLEPEDIGLEWDETKMPVSDDPEYIAERSIEEHVKAVSGYYGREGVDKELVKAASRPAHVAISLTGEPTLYERLGELIREYHKRGMTTFLVTSGVRPDILASLEEEPTQLFVSLQAPNERKHKLINRPIVANSWNLVMETLRMLPSFSSPTVIRMTMIKGFNMSEDDAREFAKLMEISMPTYIEVKAYMHVGPSTYRLSKDAMPRHREIREFAELLAKYTGYKILSEHVPSRIVLLSKLDRPIQIGNAWTQKWDWRAKDKEDDIHGEYEEAELGCTEGT
- a CDS encoding CTP-dependent riboflavin kinase — translated: MCASNKNGGVTQETLARELSMSQQTVSRKLKELEEKGLIRRTITPVGEIISLSEKGQEVLSQCLELLKNAITSAHAIKIIGKVTSGLGEGRIFLSLPYYKESFEKFLGFTPYPGTLNLVIYDRVSLENRLILDTERHILIPEFKSENRILGAVKAFPASINGLRPAAIVFPLRSTHPKSIIEIISPYHLREKLNLKDGDDVEIEAYV